The following coding sequences are from one Streptomyces angustmyceticus window:
- the metH gene encoding methionine synthase: MASNTPTSHSTSRTTSLREALATRVVVADGAMGTMLQAQDPSMEDFQQLEGCNEILNLTRPDIVRSVHEEYFAVGVDCVETNTFGANFAALAEYDIPERVFELSESGARIAREVADEFTASTGQQRYVLGSMGPGTKLPTLGHAPYVTLRDAYQQNAEGMIAGGADALLVETTQDLLQTKAAILGARRALKATGSDLPVICSVTVETTGTMLLGSEIGAALTALEPLGIDMIGLNCATGPAEMSEHLRYLARHSRVPIACMPNAGLPVLGKDGAHYPLTAAELADAQETFVGEYGLSLVGGCCGTTPEHLRQVVERVRGIAPPARAPRPEPGAASLYQTVPFRQDTSYLAIGERTNANGSKKFREAMLEGRWDDCVEMARDQIREGAHMLDLCVDYVGRDGVADMEELAGRFATASTLPVVLDSTELDVIQAGLEKLGGRAVINSVNYEDGDGPESRFAKVTALAAEHGAALIALTIDEEGQARTVEHKVAIAERLIEDLTGNWGIHECDILIDCLTFTICTGQEESRKDGIATIEAIRELKKRHPEVQTTLGLSNISFGLNPAARIVLNSVFLDECVKAGLDSAIVHASKILPIARLEEEQVKTALDLVYDRRSEGYDPLQKLMELFEGATAKSLKAGKAEELAALPLDERLQRRIIDGEKNGLEADLDEALRERPALDIVNQTLLEGMKVVGELFGSGQMQLPFVLQSAEVMKSAVAYLEPHMEKSDDEGKGTIVLATVRGDVHDIGKNLVDIILSNNGYNVVNLGIKQPVSAILEAAEEHRADVIGMSGLLVKSTVIMKENLEELNQRKMAADFPVILGGAALTRAYVEQDLHEIYEGEVRYARDAFEGLRLMDALIAVKRGVPGATLPELKQRRVPKRDTAVLEVEEPEGAVRSDVAVDNPVPAPPFWGTRVVKGIQLADYASWLDEGALFKGQWGLKQARTGDGPTYEELVETEGRPRLRGWLDKLQTENLLEAAVVHGYFPCVSKGDDLILLHEDGTERTRFTFPRQRRGRRLCLADYFRPEETGEKDVVGLQVVTVGSRIGEETAKLFAANSYRDYLELHGLSVQLAEALAEYWHARVRAELGFAGEDPADVEDMFALKYRGARFSLGYGACPDLEDRAKIADLLQPERIGVQLSEEFQLHPEQSTDAIVIHHPEAKYFNAR, translated from the coding sequence ATGGCCTCGAACACGCCCACGTCCCACAGCACGTCCCGCACCACCTCACTACGCGAGGCCCTGGCCACGCGGGTGGTGGTCGCCGATGGTGCGATGGGCACCATGCTGCAGGCGCAGGATCCGTCCATGGAGGACTTCCAGCAGTTGGAGGGCTGCAACGAGATCCTCAATCTGACGCGGCCGGACATTGTGCGGTCGGTGCATGAGGAGTACTTCGCGGTCGGTGTGGACTGTGTGGAGACCAATACCTTCGGTGCGAACTTCGCGGCGCTGGCGGAGTACGACATTCCCGAGCGGGTCTTCGAGCTGTCGGAGTCCGGTGCGCGGATCGCGCGTGAGGTCGCGGACGAGTTCACCGCCTCGACCGGTCAGCAGCGCTACGTCCTCGGCTCCATGGGTCCGGGCACCAAGCTGCCGACGCTGGGCCACGCGCCCTACGTCACGCTGCGCGACGCGTACCAGCAGAACGCGGAGGGGATGATCGCCGGTGGTGCGGACGCGCTGCTGGTGGAGACCACGCAGGACCTGCTGCAGACCAAGGCCGCCATCCTCGGCGCGCGGCGCGCCCTGAAGGCGACCGGCAGTGACCTGCCGGTGATCTGTTCGGTGACGGTCGAGACGACGGGCACGATGCTGCTCGGGTCGGAGATCGGTGCGGCGCTGACGGCGCTGGAGCCGCTGGGCATCGACATGATCGGCCTGAACTGCGCCACCGGCCCGGCGGAGATGAGCGAGCACCTGCGCTACCTGGCCCGCCACTCCCGCGTCCCGATCGCCTGTATGCCCAACGCGGGGCTGCCGGTGCTGGGCAAGGACGGCGCGCACTATCCGCTGACGGCGGCGGAGCTGGCCGACGCGCAGGAGACGTTCGTCGGCGAGTACGGGCTGTCGCTGGTCGGCGGTTGTTGCGGGACGACGCCGGAGCATCTGCGGCAGGTCGTCGAGCGGGTGCGCGGCATCGCCCCGCCGGCGCGTGCGCCGCGCCCGGAGCCGGGTGCCGCCTCCCTCTACCAGACGGTCCCCTTCCGCCAGGACACGTCGTATCTGGCGATCGGGGAGCGGACGAACGCGAACGGGTCGAAGAAGTTCCGGGAGGCGATGCTGGAGGGGCGCTGGGACGACTGTGTGGAGATGGCCCGCGACCAGATCCGTGAGGGCGCGCACATGCTGGACCTGTGCGTCGACTACGTCGGCCGGGACGGTGTGGCGGACATGGAGGAGCTGGCGGGCCGGTTCGCCACCGCCTCCACCCTGCCGGTCGTGCTGGACTCCACGGAGCTGGACGTGATCCAGGCCGGCCTGGAGAAGCTCGGTGGCCGTGCGGTGATCAACTCCGTCAACTACGAGGACGGGGACGGGCCGGAGTCACGGTTCGCGAAGGTCACGGCGCTGGCGGCGGAGCACGGTGCGGCGCTGATCGCGCTGACCATCGACGAGGAGGGCCAGGCCCGCACCGTCGAGCACAAGGTGGCCATCGCCGAGCGGCTGATCGAGGATCTGACGGGCAACTGGGGCATTCATGAGTGCGACATCCTCATCGACTGTCTGACGTTCACGATCTGCACCGGTCAGGAGGAGTCCCGCAAGGACGGCATCGCCACGATCGAGGCGATCCGGGAGCTGAAGAAGCGCCACCCCGAGGTCCAGACCACGCTGGGCCTGTCGAACATCTCCTTCGGCCTGAACCCGGCCGCGCGGATCGTGCTGAACTCGGTGTTCCTGGACGAGTGCGTCAAGGCCGGTCTGGATTCGGCGATTGTGCACGCGAGCAAGATCCTGCCGATCGCGCGGCTGGAGGAGGAGCAGGTCAAAACCGCCCTCGACCTGGTCTACGACCGTCGCAGCGAGGGCTACGACCCGCTGCAGAAGCTGATGGAGCTCTTCGAGGGCGCCACCGCCAAGTCGCTCAAGGCCGGCAAGGCCGAGGAACTGGCCGCGCTGCCGCTGGACGAGCGTCTGCAGCGGCGGATCATCGACGGTGAGAAGAACGGTCTGGAGGCCGATCTCGACGAGGCGCTGCGGGAGCGTCCCGCGCTGGACATCGTCAACCAGACCCTTCTGGAGGGGATGAAGGTCGTCGGTGAGCTGTTCGGCTCGGGGCAGATGCAGTTGCCGTTCGTGCTGCAGTCGGCCGAGGTGATGAAGAGCGCGGTGGCCTATCTGGAGCCGCACATGGAGAAGTCGGACGACGAGGGCAAGGGCACCATCGTGCTGGCCACCGTCCGCGGCGACGTCCACGACATCGGCAAGAACCTCGTCGACATCATCCTGTCCAACAACGGCTACAACGTCGTCAACCTCGGCATCAAGCAGCCGGTCTCGGCGATCCTGGAGGCCGCCGAGGAGCACCGGGCCGATGTGATCGGGATGTCCGGGCTGCTGGTGAAGTCCACGGTGATCATGAAGGAGAACCTGGAGGAGCTCAACCAGCGCAAGATGGCGGCCGACTTCCCCGTCATCCTCGGCGGCGCCGCCCTCACCCGCGCCTACGTCGAACAGGACCTGCACGAGATCTACGAGGGCGAGGTCCGCTACGCCCGCGACGCCTTCGAGGGCCTGCGCCTGATGGACGCCCTGATCGCCGTCAAGCGCGGCGTGCCCGGCGCCACCCTCCCCGAACTCAAGCAACGCCGGGTGCCCAAGCGGGACACGGCCGTGCTGGAGGTCGAGGAGCCGGAGGGCGCGGTGCGCTCCGACGTCGCCGTCGACAACCCGGTGCCCGCCCCGCCGTTCTGGGGGACCCGCGTGGTCAAGGGCATCCAGCTCGCCGACTACGCCTCCTGGCTGGACGAGGGGGCGCTGTTCAAGGGGCAGTGGGGTCTCAAGCAGGCCCGCACCGGCGACGGCCCCACCTACGAGGAGCTGGTGGAGACCGAGGGCCGCCCCCGGCTGCGCGGCTGGCTCGACAAGCTGCAGACCGAGAACCTGCTCGAAGCCGCCGTCGTGCACGGCTACTTCCCCTGCGTCTCCAAGGGCGACGACCTGATCCTCCTGCACGAGGACGGCACCGAGCGCACCCGCTTCACCTTCCCGCGCCAGCGCCGCGGCCGCCGCCTGTGCCTGGCCGACTACTTCCGACCCGAGGAGACCGGCGAGAAGGACGTCGTCGGCCTCCAGGTCGTCACCGTCGGCTCCCGCATCGGCGAGGAGACCGCCAAACTCTTCGCCGCCAACTCCTACCGCGACTACCTCGAACTGCACGGCCTGTCCGTCCAGCTGGCCGAAGCACTCGCCGAGTACTGGCACGCCCGCGTCCGCGCCGAACTCGGCTTCGCCGGCGAGGACCCGGCCGACGTCGAGGACATGTTCGCGCTGAAGTACCGCGGCGCGCGCTTCTCGCTGGGCTACGGTGCCTGCCCCGACCTGGAGGACCGCGCCAAGATCGCCGACCTGCTGCAGCCGGAACGGATCGGCGTCCAGCTCTCCGAGGAGTTCCAGCTCCACCCCGAGCAGTCCACCGACGCGATCGTCATCCACCACCCGGAGGCGAAGTACTTCAACGCGCGGTAG
- a CDS encoding HAD family hydrolase has protein sequence MTSSIPAVGTRTAEAATLQAVFLDLDGTLVDTEGFWWEAEAEVFAELGHILDDTHREVVVGGPMTRSAGYLIQATGVDISLTELSVLLNAAFLARIGRGVPLMPGARRLLAELAAHDVPTALVSASHRAIVDQMLRSLGPENFRLTLAGDDLARTKPHPDPYLTAAARLGADPACCAVIEDTLTGVTAGEAAGCPVVAVPSVTPIPPAAGRTVVPSLEEVDLPFLRTLITESRGVVH, from the coding sequence ATGACCAGCAGCATCCCCGCAGTCGGCACCCGAACGGCCGAAGCCGCGACCCTCCAAGCCGTGTTCCTCGATCTGGACGGCACGCTCGTCGACACCGAGGGGTTCTGGTGGGAGGCGGAAGCGGAGGTCTTCGCCGAACTCGGCCACATCCTCGACGACACCCACCGCGAGGTCGTGGTCGGCGGCCCGATGACCCGCAGCGCCGGGTATCTGATTCAAGCCACCGGTGTCGACATCAGCCTGACCGAGCTCAGCGTGCTGCTGAACGCCGCCTTCCTCGCCCGGATCGGGCGCGGCGTCCCGCTGATGCCGGGTGCCCGCAGGCTGCTGGCCGAGCTGGCCGCCCACGACGTGCCGACCGCCCTGGTCTCCGCCTCCCACCGCGCCATCGTCGACCAGATGCTGCGTTCGCTGGGCCCGGAGAACTTCCGGCTGACCCTGGCGGGCGACGACCTGGCGCGCACGAAGCCGCACCCGGACCCGTATCTGACGGCCGCCGCGCGGCTGGGCGCCGACCCGGCGTGCTGCGCGGTCATCGAGGACACCCTGACCGGTGTGACCGCGGGCGAGGCGGCGGGCTGCCCGGTCGTGGCGGTGCCGTCCGTGACACCGATCCCGCCGGCCGCGGGCCGTACGGTCGTGCCCTCGCTGGAAGAAGTCGATCTCCCATTTCTCCGGACGCTCATCACGGAAAGCCGTGGAGTCGTGCACTGA
- a CDS encoding ABC transporter substrate-binding protein translates to MNRKTLVLPALAGLLAPVLAACGSADGAGEGGDPIVVGVSSEIEATKAAPAPLDPAQAYDVDAWNMLRGTLQTLMRLPRTGNAPVPEAAESCGFRDTQNEQYRCTLRSGLKFSNGHALTAQDVKFSLDRMRTINNTNGPVSLLDDIDKIETPNDKEVVFHLRKPDATFPQKLATPAAAIVDGEVYPKGRLYSGFDVVGSGPYTLKTERKNNRITKATFTKSPTYKGGVKVKNEKVEMRFFAGSKATEQALRKGDVDLMYRGLSPDQIKGLENARDQHIMLQEMPGQEIRYLAFNTKDPAVSNKAVRKAMAQIVNRSELVRDVYSYTGDPLYSMVPTGLTGHINSFFTKYGNPSAAAARKTLQQANITTPVKFTLTYTTNHYGSSTAEEVRALQTQLNSTKLFDVKTKGVDSWQQFRTDSLHGKYSVYNMGWYADIPDPDNYIAPFIGKQNFLGSPYRNAKIESQLIPDSRQQSDRNAAGANFKQAQDIIADDVPLLPLWQGKQYVVARDDVTGIEWALNSSSSLQIWELGRGVAD, encoded by the coding sequence ATGAATCGCAAGACCCTGGTGCTGCCGGCGCTGGCCGGTCTCCTCGCCCCCGTCCTCGCCGCCTGCGGCAGCGCGGACGGCGCGGGCGAAGGCGGCGATCCGATCGTCGTGGGTGTCTCCTCCGAGATCGAGGCGACCAAGGCCGCCCCCGCCCCGCTCGACCCGGCGCAGGCCTATGACGTCGACGCCTGGAACATGCTGCGCGGCACCCTCCAGACGCTGATGCGGCTGCCCAGGACCGGCAACGCGCCGGTCCCCGAGGCGGCCGAATCCTGCGGGTTCCGCGACACCCAGAACGAGCAGTACCGCTGCACCCTGCGCAGTGGCCTGAAGTTCTCGAACGGGCACGCCCTGACGGCACAGGACGTCAAGTTCTCCCTCGACCGCATGCGGACCATCAACAACACCAACGGTCCGGTGTCGTTGCTCGACGACATCGACAAGATCGAGACGCCCAACGACAAGGAGGTGGTCTTCCACCTCCGCAAGCCGGACGCCACCTTCCCGCAGAAGCTCGCCACGCCCGCCGCCGCCATCGTCGACGGCGAGGTGTACCCCAAGGGCCGCCTCTACAGCGGCTTCGACGTGGTCGGCTCCGGCCCGTACACGCTCAAGACCGAGCGCAAGAACAACCGCATCACCAAGGCCACCTTCACCAAGAGCCCCACCTACAAGGGCGGGGTGAAGGTGAAGAACGAGAAGGTCGAGATGCGCTTCTTCGCCGGCTCCAAGGCCACGGAGCAGGCGCTGCGCAAGGGTGATGTCGACCTGATGTACCGCGGCCTGTCGCCCGATCAGATCAAGGGCCTGGAGAACGCCCGCGACCAGCACATCATGCTCCAGGAGATGCCGGGCCAGGAGATCCGCTACCTGGCCTTCAACACCAAGGACCCGGCCGTCTCCAACAAGGCCGTGCGGAAGGCGATGGCGCAGATCGTCAACCGCTCGGAGCTGGTGCGCGACGTCTACTCCTACACCGGCGACCCGCTCTACTCGATGGTGCCCACCGGTCTCACCGGGCACATCAACTCGTTCTTCACCAAGTACGGGAACCCCAGCGCGGCCGCCGCCCGCAAGACGCTGCAGCAGGCGAACATCACCACCCCGGTCAAGTTCACCCTCACGTACACCACGAACCACTACGGCTCCAGCACCGCCGAGGAAGTGCGGGCGCTGCAGACCCAGCTCAACAGCACCAAGCTGTTCGACGTGAAGACCAAGGGCGTCGACAGCTGGCAGCAGTTCCGGACCGACTCCCTGCACGGCAAGTACAGCGTCTACAACATGGGCTGGTATGCGGACATCCCGGACCCGGACAACTACATCGCGCCGTTCATCGGCAAGCAGAACTTCCTCGGCTCCCCGTACCGCAACGCCAAGATCGAGTCGCAGCTGATCCCGGACAGCCGGCAGCAGAGCGACCGCAACGCCGCCGGGGCGAACTTCAAGCAGGCGCAGGACATCATCGCCGACGATGTGCCGCTCCTCCCGCTGTGGCAGGGCAAGCAGTACGTCGTCGCGCGCGACGACGTCACCGGCATCGAGTGGGCCCTCAACTCCTCCTCGTCGCTGCAGATCTGGGAGCTCGGCCGCGGCGTCGCGGACTGA
- a CDS encoding ABC transporter substrate-binding protein, which translates to MRKRDQWLAAPIGAGLATALLAVAGCGTDDSGAAGTGEPVVMGMTDKVQSTDPASGYEPGSWLLFNNVFQSLLSFPKGSTTPEPEAAERCGFTDGESKVYRCTLKDGLKFSNGDALTSKDVKYSFDRTRRIKDRNGPAVMFSALDRVDAPDAKTVVFRLKSPDATFPMKIASGAGSIVDHAEYPADRLRTDGKATGSGVYTLKEYSSQKAVFGVNGSYKGPAKVKNSGMTVKFFNRPDKLKTAVEKGDVDVAYRGLSMKDIAALDNASLKQQHGTQVVEGASAEVMHMVFNLKAPVAGKLGVRKAIAYLLDRSTLVRDVYQRTAVPLYSIVPAGITGHSTSFFNTYGDRPKPEKAKAALRQDGFNGKVPLTLWATPDRFGPGTVPAFEEIAQQLNASGLFDAKVRTLPTQQYEEGVAAGRFGVYVKGWIPDYPDPDNFTAPFFGKDSVVSNHYSSPTITGRLLPKTADQPDRGATKSEFRELQDIVAQDVPMIPIWQGKQYAVAREGVSGLQWTLDPSTVFRFWEISKSAEA; encoded by the coding sequence GTGAGGAAGCGTGACCAGTGGCTGGCCGCCCCGATCGGAGCGGGGCTGGCCACAGCCCTGCTCGCGGTCGCCGGGTGCGGCACGGACGACTCGGGGGCGGCCGGCACCGGCGAGCCCGTGGTCATGGGAATGACGGACAAGGTGCAGTCCACCGACCCGGCATCCGGCTACGAGCCGGGATCATGGCTGCTGTTCAACAACGTCTTCCAGTCCCTGCTGAGCTTCCCCAAGGGAAGCACCACCCCCGAGCCGGAGGCCGCCGAGCGCTGCGGCTTCACCGACGGCGAGAGCAAGGTCTACCGCTGCACCCTCAAGGACGGCCTGAAGTTCAGCAACGGTGACGCGCTGACCTCCAAGGACGTCAAGTACTCCTTCGACCGCACCCGGCGCATCAAGGACCGCAACGGCCCCGCCGTGATGTTCTCCGCGCTCGACAGGGTCGACGCACCGGACGCCAAGACAGTGGTCTTCCGGCTGAAGTCGCCCGACGCCACCTTCCCGATGAAGATAGCCTCGGGCGCCGGCTCGATCGTCGACCACGCCGAGTACCCCGCCGACCGGCTGCGCACCGACGGCAAGGCCACCGGCTCAGGCGTCTACACCCTCAAGGAGTACAGCTCCCAGAAGGCCGTCTTCGGCGTCAACGGCTCCTACAAGGGCCCGGCCAAGGTCAAGAACTCCGGGATGACCGTGAAGTTCTTCAACCGGCCCGACAAGCTCAAGACGGCCGTCGAGAAGGGCGACGTCGACGTCGCCTACCGCGGACTGTCCATGAAGGACATCGCGGCGCTGGACAACGCCTCGCTGAAGCAGCAGCACGGCACCCAGGTCGTGGAGGGCGCCAGCGCCGAGGTCATGCACATGGTCTTCAACCTCAAGGCCCCGGTCGCCGGCAAGCTGGGCGTCCGCAAGGCGATCGCCTACCTCCTGGACCGTTCGACCCTGGTCCGGGACGTCTACCAGCGCACCGCGGTGCCGCTCTACTCGATCGTCCCGGCCGGCATCACCGGCCACAGCACCTCCTTCTTCAACACCTACGGCGATCGCCCGAAGCCCGAGAAGGCGAAGGCCGCGCTGCGTCAGGACGGCTTCAACGGCAAGGTGCCGCTCACGCTGTGGGCCACCCCCGACCGCTTCGGCCCCGGCACCGTCCCGGCCTTCGAGGAGATCGCCCAACAGCTCAACGCCAGCGGCCTGTTCGACGCCAAGGTGCGCACCCTGCCCACCCAGCAGTACGAGGAGGGCGTGGCGGCCGGCCGGTTCGGCGTCTACGTCAAGGGCTGGATCCCCGACTATCCGGACCCCGACAACTTCACCGCGCCGTTCTTCGGCAAGGACAGCGTGGTGTCCAACCACTACAGCTCGCCCACCATCACCGGGCGGCTGCTGCCCAAGACGGCCGACCAGCCGGACCGGGGCGCCACCAAGTCCGAGTTCCGTGAGCTGCAGGACATCGTCGCGCAGGACGTGCCGATGATCCCGATC